The Bos indicus x Bos taurus breed Angus x Brahman F1 hybrid chromosome 11, Bos_hybrid_MaternalHap_v2.0, whole genome shotgun sequence genome includes a region encoding these proteins:
- the RBM18 gene encoding probable RNA-binding protein 18 — MEAETKTLPLENASILSEGSLQEGHRLWIGNLDPKITEYHLLRLLQKFGTVKQFDFLFHKSGALEGQPRGYCFVNFETKQEAEQAIQCLNGKLALSKKLVVRWAHAQVKRYDHNKNDKILPISLEPSSSTEPAQSNLSVTAKIKAIEAKLKMMAENPDAEYPAAPVYSYFKPPDKKRTTPYSRTAWKSRR; from the exons ATGGAAGCAGAAACCAAAACTCTTCCCCTGGAGAATGCATCCATCCTTTCAGAGGGCTCCCTACAGGAAGGGCACCGGTTATGGATTGGCAACTTGGACCCCAAAATCACAGA ATACCATCTCCTCAGGCTGCTGCAGAAGTTTGGCACGGTGAAGCAGTTCGACTTCCTCTTCCACAAGTCAGGTGCTCTGGAGGGACAGCCTCGAGGGTACTGTTTCGTCAACTTTGAAACTAAGCAG GAAGCAGAACAAGCCATCCAGTGTCTCAACGGCAAGCTGGCCCTGTCTAAGAAGCTGGTGGTGCGCTGGGCACACGCTCAAGTGAAG AGATACGATCATAACAAGAATGATAAGATCCTTCCAATTAGTCTTGAGCCGTCCTCAAGCACTGAGCCTGCGCAGTCTAACCTAAG TGTCACTGCAAAGATCAAAGCCATCGAAGCAAAGCTGAAAATGATGGCAGAAAATCCTGATGCAGAATATCCAGCAGCGCCTGTTTATTCCTACTTCAAGCCACCAGATAAAAAAAGGACTACTCCTTATTCTCGAACAGCTTGGAAATCTCGAAGATGA